A window of the Penaeus monodon isolate SGIC_2016 chromosome 38, NSTDA_Pmon_1, whole genome shotgun sequence genome harbors these coding sequences:
- the LOC119596643 gene encoding pro-resilin-like → MNAKNSFEYSAESREAKYDFRWAVKDDYSGNDFGHQESRDGDRTQGSYYVQLPDGRLQKVTYYVDGDSGYVADVSYEGEARYDSAESREYGRPVYSPPRPVYSQPRRVYSSPESEESLEIPVYASPRPIYGPPRPTYG, encoded by the exons ATGAATGCTAAG AACTCGTTCGAGTACTCTGCGGAATCTAGAGAAGCAAAGTACGACTTCAGATGGgccgtgaaggacgactactccggcaacgacttcggccaCCAAGAGTCCCGCGACGGCGACCGCACACAGGggtcctactacgtgcagctccccgacggccgcctgcagaagGTGACGTactacgtggacggcgactccggctacgtggctgatgtcagctacgagggcgaggctcgctATGACTCAGCTGAGTCTCGAGAGTACGGCCGGCCAGTGTACTCTCCGCCAAGACCCGTGTACTCCCAGCCAAGGCGTGTGTACTCTTCACCCGAGTCTGAGGAATCCTTGGAGATTCCTGTGTACGCTTCGCCCAGACCTATTTACGGGCCTCCAAGACCAACTTACGGCTGA
- the LOC119597087 gene encoding pro-resilin-like, whose product MNAKVLLVLGVVGCVVADRRPTYSYNEPDSFEYSSESSEAKYDFRWAVKDDYSGNDFGHQESRDGDRTQGSYYVQLPDGRLQKVTYYVDGDSGYVADVSYEGEARYDSAESREYGRPVYSPPRPVYSQPRRVYSSPESEESLEIPVYASPRPIYGPPRPTYG is encoded by the exons ATGAATGCTAAG GTGTTGCTGGTTCTGGGCGTGGTGGGCTGTGTTGTTGCAGACAGACGACCGACGTATTCTTACAACGAACCC GACTCGTTCGAGTACTCATCAGAATCTAGCGAAGCTAAGTACGACTTCAGATGGgccgtgaaggacgactactccggcaacgacttcggtcaccaggagTCACGCGACGGCGACCGAACACAGGggtcctactacgtgcagctccccgacggccgcctgcagaagGTGACGTactacgtggacggcgactccggctacgtggctgatgtcagctacgagggcgaggctcgctATGACTCAGCTGAGTCTCGAGAGTACGGCCGGCCAGTGTACTCTCCGCCAAGACCCGTGTACTCCCAGCCAAGGCGTGTGTACTCTTCACCCGAGTCTGAGGAATCCTTGGAGATTCCTGTGTACGCTTCGCCCAGACCTATTTACGGGCCTCCAAGACCAACTTACGGCTGA
- the LOC119597088 gene encoding pro-resilin-like: MNAKVLLVLGVVGCAVADRRPTYSYSAPESFEYSAESSEAKYDFRWAVKDDYSGNGFGHQESRDGDRTQGSYFVQLPDGRLQKVTYYVDGDSGYVADVSYEGEARYDSAESREYGRPVYSPPRPVYSQPRRVYSSPESEESLEIPVYASPRPIYGPPRPTYG, from the exons ATGAATGCTAAG GTGTTGCTGGTGCTGGGCGTGGTGGGCTGTGCTGTTGCAGACAGACGACCGACGTATTCCTACAGTGCACCC GAGTCGTTCGAGTACTCAGCGGAATCTAGCGAAGCTAAGTACGACTTCAGATGGGCtgtgaaggacgactactccggcAACGGCTTCGGTCACCAGGAGTCACGCGACGGCGACCGCACACAGGGGTCCTACTtcgtgcagctccccgacggccgtcTGCAGAAGGTGACGTactacgtggacggcgactccggctacgtggctgatgtcagctacgagggcgaggctcgctATGACTCAGCTGAGTCTCGAGAGTACGGCCGGCCAGTGTACTCTCCGCCAAGACCCGTGTACTCCCAGCCAAGGCGTGTGTACTCTTCACCCGAGTCTGAGGAATCCTTGGAGATTCCTGTGTACGCTTCGCCCAGACCTATTTACGGGCCTCCAAGACCAACTTACGGGTAG
- the LOC119597100 gene encoding cuticle protein 7-like, producing the protein MNAKVLIALALVAVAAADKLPAYSYSAPQGSFEDSVEYDDAKYDFNWAVKDDDSGNDFGHQESRDGDNTQGSYYVQLPDGRLQKVTYYVDGDNGYVADVTYEGEARYDSVESRDYAPPRTLYSAPESHESVETPVYTPPRPQYAAPRRSYGFP; encoded by the exons ATGAACGCAAAG GTACTGATTGCACTGGCTTTGGTTGCCGTGGCTGCTGCCGATAAGCTCCCAGCTTACTCCTACTCTGCACCACAG GGATCTTTCGAGGACTCAGTGGAGTATGATGatgccaagtacgacttcaactggGCTGTGAAGGACGAcgactccggcaacgacttcggtcaccaggagTCCCGCGACGGCGATAACACTCAGGGATCgtactacgtgcagctccccgacggccgcctgcagaagGTGACGTACTACGTGGATGGCGACAATGGATACGTTGCCGACGTGacgtacgagggcgaggctcgctATGACTCGGTTGAGTCTCGCGATTATGCCCCCCCCAGGACACTGTACTCCGCCCCCGAGTCCCACGAGTCAGTTGAGACTCCCGTGTACACCCCACCACGACCCCAATATGCCGCCCCTAGGCGCTCTTACGGGTTCCCTTAG
- the LOC119597097 gene encoding cuticle protein 7-like, whose translation MNTKVLFLLGVVAVAAADKLPTYSYSAPQGSFEDSVEYDDAKYDFNWAVKDDDSGNDFGHQESRDGDNTQGSYYVQLPDGRLQKVTYYVDGDNGYVADVTYEGEARYDSVESREYAPPRTLYSAPESHESVETPVYTPPRPQYAAPRRSYGFPQ comes from the exons ATGAACACTAAG GTCCTCTTCTTGCTCGGCGTAGTGGCTGTGGCTGCTGCAGATAAGCTGCCGACCTACTCCTATAGCGCCCCGCAG GGATCTTTCGAGGACTCAGTGGAGTATGATGatgccaagtacgacttcaactggGCTGTGAAGGACGAcgactccggcaacgacttcggtcaccaggagTCCCGCGACGGCGACAACACTCAGGGATCGTACTACGTGCAGCTCCCTGACGGCCGCCTGCAGAAGGTGACGTACTACGTGGACGGCGACAACGGATACGTTGCCGACGTGacgtacgagggcgaggctcgttaTGACTCGGTGGAGTCTCGCGAATATGCCCCCCCCAGGACACTGTACTCCGCCCCCGAGTCCCACGAGTCAGTTGAGACTCCCGTGTACACCCCACCACGACCCCAGTATGCCGCCCCCAGGCGCTCTTACGGCTTCCCTCAGTGA
- the LOC119597092 gene encoding cuticle protein 7-like produces MNAKVLIALALVAVTGADKLPAYSYSAPQGSFEDSVEYDDAKYDFNWAVKDDDSGNDFGHQESRDGDNTQGSYYVQLPDGRLQKVTYYVDGDNGYVADVTYEGEARYDSVESREYVPPRPVYSAPESHESVETPVYTPPRPQYAAPRRSYGFPQ; encoded by the exons ATGAACGCAAAA GTACTGATTGCATTGGCTTTGGTCGCCGTGACTGGCGCCGATAAGCTCCCAGCTTACTCCTACTCTGCACCACAG GGATCTTTCGAAGACTCGGTGGAGTATGATGatgccaagtacgacttcaactggGCTGTGAAGGACGAcgactccggcaacgacttcggtcaccaggagTCACGTGACGGCGATAACACCCAGGGATCGTACTACGTGCAGCTCCCTGACGGCCGCCTGCAGAAGGTGACGTACTACGTGGACGGTGATAACGGATACGTTGCCGACGTGacgtacgagggcgaggctcgctATGACTCAGTTGAGTCTCGCGAATACGTCCCCCCCAGGCCCGTGTACTCCGCCCCCGAGTCCCACGAGTCAGTTGAGACTCCCGTGTACACCCCACCACGACCCCAGTATGCCGCCCCCAGGCGCTCTTACGGCTTCCCTCAGTAA
- the LOC119597094 gene encoding cuticle protein 7-like yields MNTKVLFLLGVMAVAAADKLPTYSYSAPQGSFEDSVEYDDAKYDFNWAVKDDDSGNDFGHQESRDGDNTQGSYYVQLPDGRLQKVTYYVDGDNGYVADVTYEGEARYDSVESREYVPPRPVYSAPESHESVETPVYTPPRPQYAAPRRSYGFPQ; encoded by the exons ATGAACACTAAG GTCCTGTTCTTGCTCGGTGTGATGGCTGTGGCTGCTGCAGATAAGCTACCGACCTACTCCTACAGCGCCCCACAG GGATCTTTCGAGGACTCAGTTGAGTATGATGatgccaagtacgacttcaactggGCTGTGAAGGACGAcgactccggcaacgacttcggtcaccaggagTCCCGCGACGGCGACAACACTCAGGGATCgtactacgtgcagctccccgacggccgcctgcagaagGTGACGTACTACGTGGACGGCGACAACGGATACGTTGCCGACGTGacgtacgagggcgaggctcgttaTGACTCGGTGGAGTCTCGCGAATACGTCCCCCCCAGACCTGTGTACTCCGCCCCCGAGTCCCACGAGTCAGTTGAGACTCCCGTGTACACCCCACCACGACCCCAGTATGCCGCCCCCAG GCGCTCTTACGGCTTCCCTCAGTAA
- the LOC119597099 gene encoding cuticle protein 7-like, which translates to MNTKVLFLLGVVAVAAADKLPTYSYSAPQGSFEDSVEYDDAKYDFNWAVKDDDSGNDFGHQESRDGDNTQGSYYVQLPDGRLQKVTYYVDGDNGYVADVTYEGEARYGSVESREYVPPRPVYSAPESQESVETPVYTPPRPQYAAPRRSYGFPQ; encoded by the exons ATGAACACTAAG GTCCTGTTCTTGCTTGGCGTGGTGGCTGTGGCTGCTGCAGATAAGCTACCGACCTACTCCTACAGCGCCCCACAG GGATCTTTCGAGGACTCAGTGGAGTATGATGatgccaagtacgacttcaactggGCTGTGAAGGACGAcgactccggcaacgacttcggtcaccaggagTCCCGCGACGGCGATAACACTCAGGGATCGTACTACGtacagctccccgacggccgcctgcagaagGTGACGTACTACGTGGATGGCGACAATGGATACGTTGCCGACGTGacgtacgagggcgaggctcgttaTGGCTCGGTTGAGTCTCGCGAATACGTTCCCCCCAGGCCCGTGTACTCCGCCCCCGAGTCCCAAGAGTCAGTAGAGACTCCCGTGTACACCCCACCACGACCCCAGTATGCCGCCCCAAGGCGCTCTTACGGCTTCCCTCAGTGA
- the LOC119597095 gene encoding cuticle protein 7-like isoform X2 yields the protein MNAKVIIALALVAVTGADKLPAYSYSAPQGSFENSVEYDDAKYEFNWAVKDDDSGNDFGHQESRDGDNTQGSYYVQLPDGRLQKVTYYVDGDNGYVADVTYEGEARYDSVESREYVPPKPVYSAPESHESVETPVYTPPRPQYAAPRRSYGFPQ from the exons ATGAACGCAAAAGTAATA ATTGCATTGGCTTTGGTCGCCGTGACTGGCGCCGATAAGCTCCCAGCTTACTCCTACTCTGCACCACAG GGATCTTTCGAAAACTCAGTTGAGTATGATGATGCCAAGTACGAATTCAACTGGGCTGTGAAGGACGAcgactccggcaacgacttcggtcaccaggagTCCCGCGACGGCGATAACACTCAGGGATCgtactacgtgcagctccccgacggccgcctgcagaagGTGACGTACTACGTGGACGGCGACAACGGATACGTTGCCGACGTGacgtacgagggcgaggctcgctATGACTCGGTGGAGTCTCGCGAATACGTTCCCCCCAAACCTGTGTACTCCGCCCCCGAGTCCCACGAGTCAGTTGAGACTCCCGTGTACACCCCACCACGACCCCAGTATGCCGCCCCCAGGCGCTCTTACGGCTTCCCTCAGTAA
- the LOC119597095 gene encoding cuticle protein 7-like isoform X1, translating to MNAKVLIALALVAVTGADKLPAYSYSAPQGSFENSVEYDDAKYEFNWAVKDDDSGNDFGHQESRDGDNTQGSYYVQLPDGRLQKVTYYVDGDNGYVADVTYEGEARYDSVESREYVPPKPVYSAPESHESVETPVYTPPRPQYAAPRRSYGFPQ from the exons ATGAACGCAAAA GTACTGATTGCATTGGCTTTGGTCGCCGTGACTGGCGCCGATAAGCTCCCAGCTTACTCCTACTCTGCACCACAG GGATCTTTCGAAAACTCAGTTGAGTATGATGATGCCAAGTACGAATTCAACTGGGCTGTGAAGGACGAcgactccggcaacgacttcggtcaccaggagTCCCGCGACGGCGATAACACTCAGGGATCgtactacgtgcagctccccgacggccgcctgcagaagGTGACGTACTACGTGGACGGCGACAACGGATACGTTGCCGACGTGacgtacgagggcgaggctcgctATGACTCGGTGGAGTCTCGCGAATACGTTCCCCCCAAACCTGTGTACTCCGCCCCCGAGTCCCACGAGTCAGTTGAGACTCCCGTGTACACCCCACCACGACCCCAGTATGCCGCCCCCAGGCGCTCTTACGGCTTCCCTCAGTAA